CGATGTACATCTCGGCCATACCTGGCAGCTCGCCGAGCTCCTTCTGTACGATGCGGAGAACGCGCTCCTTCAGCTCGGCCGCGGCCCTCTCGGTGAACGTGAACGCGACGACGTTGCGAGGACGCACGCCGGGCTGCCCGAGGATCTTTGCGATGCGCTGGGAGATGACCTGGGTCTTGCCTGAGCCCGCGCACGCGATGATCTGGAGCGGTCTGTCAAGGCACGCGATCGCGTCCTCTTGGGCGCGGGTGTACGGCATGGTCATCACGCCACGTTGCGAAACCGAGAACCGGTCCTGGCGCGGGACCTCGAACGCGAGGTAACCGCGCTAAACGACCGGCGCGCGTTCGGGCTGAACTTCGAGCGGCACGTGCCGGAGGCGGTGGAGCTGCCCGGGCGGCCCGTTCGCAAGGGTGACAAGGTGCGTGTGCTGGCGCCGCGTGGGAAGGCCCCGAAGAAGGCGGACGAGAAGCTGTGGCGAGTCGTCGCGCTCGACCGCGCCGCGGGCAAGGCGCGGTTGGAGGCGGTGGTGGTGGACGCGGAGGGCGGCGATCAGCTCGCCCTCGCGAAGGTCGAAGCGGGACCCGAGAACATCACGGCCGCAGTCGACGATCTCGTCGTAGTCGCCGGCTTCCGCGACGCGATCTACCCGGGCCTGGTGTCCACCGGGAAGGTGGAGCGCGGCGGCGACAAGCCGTTCCACACCGTGATCAACGCCGAGAACTTCCACGCCCTCAAGGCCCTCACCTTCACCCACCGCGGCAAGGTCGACTGCATCTACATCGACCCGCCGTACAACACGGGCGCGAAGGACTGGAAGTACAACAACGACTACGTCGAGGGCGACGACCTGTATCGCCACTCGAAGTGGCTGGCGTTCATGGAGCGGCGGCTGCTGCTCGCGAAGGAGCTACTGAACCCGGACGACTCGGCGCTCATCGTGACGATCGACGAGAAGGAGTACCTGCGGCTCGGGCTACTGCTGGAACAAGTCTTTCCTGGCGCCAATATCTCGATGGTCTCGTCAATCGTAACCGCTGCGCGGACCCCACGTCGCGCGAGTGATCGGGGGAGTGCAAACTGCACCCATGGGACGACAGCGAAGCAGGGGCGAGCGCGGGGCGGAAGTGCGGGCGTGGCGGGCGAGCGGGGTGAGCGCTGCGAAGTATAGCGAAGAGCACGGGCTGTCGAAGGGGAGCCTCTGTCGCTGGGCCGCGGAGGTGGACGGGCGGGGTCTCGAGTCCGGCCGGCTCCCGAGCCACGGACAGCGTTCGTGCGCCTCGAGGTCGCGCCCCGCGCGGTGGGAGGCCTCGTCGTGGAGGTGGGGCCCGCGAAGGTGCGCGTCGAGCCGGGGTTCGACGCGGGGCTCCTGCGCGAGGTCGTGAGGGCGCTGGCCGGGGCGCGTCGTGATCCCGCAGGGAGTGGAGATCTTCGTGGCCGTCGAGCCCGTGGACATGCGCTTCGGGTTCGAGCGCCTGGGCGGGGCTGGTGCGCGAGCGGATGGGGGCGTGAGCCTCGGTCCAAGGCGCTGTTCGTGTTCTTCGGCAAGCGTCGGCAGACTGTAAAAATACTGACGTGGGACGGCACGGGAGCGGTGCTCTGGTACAAGCGCCTGGACCGCGGGGTGTTCGAGATCCCCAGACCCGAGAGGGAGGGAGAGACGAGCGTGATCGTGAGCGAGGTCGCGTTCGAGGCCCTGTTCGCCGCGTCGCTTCAGGCGCTCATCGCGTCGCTGCAGGGGACGATCGCCGCGCTCGAGAGCGCGCTCACGAACCACGCGAGCGAGAACGAGCTACTCAAGCGGCGGCTGTACGGCACGAAGTCCGAACGAAGCGGCACCAGCGAGCTTCAGCTCACGCTCGGCAACTTGCTCGCGGATCAGGCGAAGCTCCAAGCGGAGCTCGACGCGCTCACGAAGCAACCTACGGGGACCACGGGAGAGAACGGCGCGCCGGAGCCGGCACCGGAGCCGGCTTCGCCCCCGCCTCCGCCCGAGGAGGCCGAGAGCGAGAAGCCGCGCCCGAAGGGGCGCCGCGATCTCTCCGCGTCCAAGCTCCCGCGGGTGGTGGTCGAGATCCGCGATGGCGGCGCCGAGGCGAGCGGCGGAAGGCTCATTGACTGGGAGACGAGCTATCAGCTGATGTTCCAGCGCGCCTGCTTCAAGGTCCTCGTGAAGAAGGTGGCGAAGTACGAAGTCTCCGTTCACGGCGCGGCGAGGGTGATGGTCGCGCCCTCGCCGAAGCCGCTGTTCCCGCGCGCCATGCTCCACACCTCGGTGCTCGCCTGGCTCGCCGTGCAGAAGTTCGCGCTCGGGGTCCCGAACTACCGCCTCGAGCGACACGTCTCGGCGATGGGCGAGTCCTCGATCGCTCGACCATGTGCCGCAACCTCGAGGGCCTTGGCAGCACGCTCGGCGCGACCATCGTGCACGCCATGCTGCGCGACGCCATCGAGACGTGCTCGGTCCTCTCGACCGACGCCACGGGCGCCGCCATCCAGCCGGGCGCCCGCGACGGGCCCCAAACGCGCCTGCAAGAAGGGCCACTTCTTCACCATCGTGGCCGATCGCGATCACGTGCTCTTCTCCTATGTCGAGCGCCACACGCAGGACGCCGTCGCCTCGCTCTTCAAGGGCTTCCGTGGCTATCTCCAGTCCGACGCCAGCAGCGTCTACGACATCCTCGACCGCGGACACGGCGGCGCAGATCCGCCGGTGCTCCTCGTCGGCTGCTGGGCCCACACCCGCCGCTACTTCTTCGAAGCTGCGATCTGCAAGTACCCCATCGGAGTCGCAGGCCTCACGCGGATCCGCGCGATCTACGTCGCCGACAACGCGCTCGCCCACATGCCGCCCATCGATCGGACGAGAGAGCGTCTCACGCGCGTCCTCCCGCTCGTCGACGAGTTCTTTGCCTGGGTGCGAACGACCGCGCGCGCGACCCTCGGCAGGACGCTCGCCACGAAGGCGCTCGGCTACGCCGAGAACCAGGAGCAGGAGCTCCGCCGCGTCTTCCTCGACGGCCGCCTCCCCCTCGACAACACACGCAGCGAGCGGGCCCTTCGCACCATCGTGGTCGGCCGCAAGAACTGGCTCTTCTATGGCAGCGATCTCCACGCCCACGCCGCCGCCGCGCTCTTTCAGCCTCGTAGCCTCCTGCCGACTCCACGACCTCGATCCGCAGATCTACCTCGAGGAGGTGCTCAGACTCCTCGCGACCTGGCCGAAGGACCGGTACCTCGAGCTCGCCCCGAAGAACTGGGGGGCCACCCGCGCGCGCCTCGACCCGGACGAGCTCGAGGCCCCCCTCGGCGACGTCACCGTCCCGCCGCCGCTCGCCCTCATCCCGGCGTGATCGGGGGACGACCTCCGCTCCCGCTTCGTGATCAGCTCGCCGCGAGCCCCCCCGCTTGCCGTCTTGCCCTGCCCAGTGGGTCGCGCTCCTCCG
This genomic stretch from Myxococcales bacterium harbors:
- a CDS encoding site-specific DNA-methyltransferase translates to MRNREPVLARDLEREVTALNDRRAFGLNFERHVPEAVELPGRPVRKGDKVRVLAPRGKAPKKADEKLWRVVALDRAAGKARLEAVVVDAEGGDQLALAKVEAGPENITAAVDDLVVVAGFRDAIYPGLVSTGKVERGGDKPFHTVINAENFHALKALTFTHRGKVDCIYIDPPYNTGAKDWKYNNDYVEGDDLYRHSKWLAFMERRLLLAKELLNPDDSALIVTIDEKEYLRLGLLLEQVFPGANISMVSSIVTAARTPRRASDRGSANCTHGTTAKQGRARGGSAGVAGERGERCEV
- a CDS encoding transposase, which codes for MFFGKRRQTVKILTWDGTGAVLWYKRLDRGVFEIPRPEREGETSVIVSEVAFEALFAASLQALIASLQGTIAALESALTNHASENELLKRRLYGTKSERSGTSELQLTLGNLLADQAKLQAELDALTKQPTGTTGENGAPEPAPEPASPPPPPEEAESEKPRPKGRRDLSASKLPRVVVEIRDGGAEASGGRLIDWETSYQLMFQRACFKVLVKKVAKYEVSVHGAARVMVAPSPKPLFPRAMLHTSVLAWLAVQKFALGVPNYRLERHVSAMGESSIARPCAATSRALAARSARPSCTPCCATPSRRARSSRPTPRAPPSSRAPATGPKRACKKGHFFTIVADRDHVLFSYVERHTQDAVASLFKGFRGYLQSDASSVYDILDRGHGGADPPVLLVGCWAHTRRYFFEAAICKYPIGVAGLTRIRAIYVADNALAHMPPIDRTRERLTRVLPLVDEFFAWVRTTARATLGRTLATKALGYAENQEQELRRVFLDGRLPLDNTRSERALRTIVVGRKNWLFYGSDLHAHAAAALFQPRSLLPTPRPRSADLPRGGAQTPRDLAEGPVPRARPEELGGHPRAPRPGRARGPPRRRHRPAAARPHPGVIGGRPPLPLRDQLAASPPACRLALPSGSRSSDAARAMCTGYKTSRRASARLHSLTRR